A portion of the Streptomyces sp. YPW6 genome contains these proteins:
- the tadA gene encoding tRNA adenosine(34) deaminase TadA: MHRALAEAARAASAGDVPVGAVVLGPDGTELATGHNEREATGDPTAHAEILALRRAAEAVGEWRLTDCTLVVTLEPCTMCAGALVQSRVARVVYGARDEKAGAAGSLWDVIRDRRLNHRPEVVAGVLERECAEHLTTFFRTL; the protein is encoded by the coding sequence ATGCACCGCGCGCTGGCCGAGGCCGCGCGGGCGGCGTCGGCCGGCGACGTGCCGGTCGGCGCCGTCGTGCTCGGCCCGGACGGCACCGAGCTGGCGACCGGCCACAACGAGCGCGAGGCCACCGGCGACCCGACCGCGCACGCCGAGATCCTGGCCCTGCGCCGGGCGGCCGAGGCGGTGGGCGAGTGGCGCCTGACCGACTGCACCCTGGTGGTCACGCTGGAGCCCTGCACGATGTGCGCGGGCGCCCTGGTCCAGTCCCGCGTCGCCCGCGTCGTCTACGGCGCCCGCGACGAGAAGGCCGGCGCGGCGGGCTCCCTCTGGGACGTCATCCGCGACCGCCGCCTGAACCACCGCCCGGAGGTCGTCGCGGGCGTCCTGGAGCGGGAGTGCGCCGAACACCTGACGACGTTCTTCCGCACCCTCTGA
- a CDS encoding MarR family transcriptional regulator, which yields MAIQHLSSALPVPAVSAAYPMAKPGYGKRSAPDQQPRTPHDFALLPARERYIAGFVDHLPDGAAMSVKQLTKQLPLYGQQAIGTSLNALSVAGHLRRVRCPVGTGDETRWAFRTFWSRTARDNTWWTTYLATETAARTATPAQPTAPTTAPEAPTSPAPAAPAQPPAPTTAAEAPATDATPPPPWAPSEEPPPPAQPGSAAAEQGLAPTAVPHQRTPPRGSDAEPAPPTRGAVPSPAYLALARLGRADHRLALSAHDCAALEPLVAPWFNRGVTTDYLTNALTAGLPAQIESPVGLIRRRLIDKVPPRLPTGASTPADTPTPARRILVECTDCGRPGPPQALPDGLCRPCHQAHTTAGDSPPDPTQIAAVKAHMANLRHLLKPV from the coding sequence GTGGCTATCCAGCACCTTAGCTCCGCCCTGCCCGTCCCCGCAGTCTCCGCCGCGTACCCGATGGCCAAGCCCGGCTACGGCAAACGCTCCGCACCGGACCAACAACCCCGCACGCCCCATGACTTCGCCCTGCTCCCGGCCCGTGAGCGGTACATCGCCGGGTTCGTGGACCACCTGCCCGACGGGGCCGCGATGAGCGTGAAACAGCTCACCAAGCAGCTCCCCCTTTACGGCCAGCAGGCCATCGGCACCTCCCTCAACGCCCTCTCCGTCGCCGGACATCTGCGGCGTGTTCGGTGCCCTGTCGGCACGGGCGACGAAACCCGCTGGGCCTTCCGCACCTTCTGGTCCCGCACCGCCCGCGACAACACATGGTGGACCACCTACCTCGCCACCGAAACCGCCGCTCGGACCGCGACACCCGCGCAACCCACAGCCCCCACCACCGCACCGGAAGCCCCCACCTCCCCGGCACCCGCAGCACCCGCACAGCCCCCGGCCCCCACCACCGCAGCAGAGGCCCCTGCCACCGACGCGACTCCGCCGCCCCCGTGGGCCCCGTCCGAGGAACCGCCACCGCCCGCTCAGCCGGGGAGCGCTGCTGCTGAGCAGGGCCTCGCCCCCACCGCCGTACCGCACCAGCGCACTCCACCCCGGGGCTCGGATGCCGAACCCGCACCGCCCACCAGGGGGGCGGTGCCCTCCCCCGCCTACCTCGCCCTCGCCCGCCTCGGCCGCGCCGACCACCGCCTCGCGCTCTCCGCCCACGACTGCGCCGCCCTCGAACCCCTCGTGGCGCCATGGTTCAACCGCGGCGTCACCACCGACTACCTCACCAACGCCCTCACCGCAGGACTCCCCGCCCAGATCGAGTCCCCCGTCGGCCTGATCCGCCGCCGCCTCATCGACAAGGTCCCACCCCGGCTGCCGACCGGCGCAAGCACCCCGGCCGACACCCCCACCCCCGCCCGCCGGATCCTCGTCGAATGCACCGACTGCGGCCGCCCCGGCCCACCCCAAGCCCTCCCCGACGGACTCTGCCGCCCCTGCCACCAGGCTCACACCACTGCCGGCGACTCCCCACCCGACCCCACCCAGATCGCCGCCGTCAAAGCCCACATGGCCAACCTCCGCCACCTCCTCAAACCCGTCTGA